A region from the Metarhizium brunneum chromosome 7, complete sequence genome encodes:
- the VEL2 gene encoding Velvet complex subunit 2, with the protein MQPPSRSRQDDTQPASAGGVTSTPAGKPLGNPQQILSPFSKIDDVTGRKYQLDVVQQPRRARMCGFGDKDRRPITPPPCVRLIITDIATGKEIDCNDIDHSMFVLNVDLWNEDGTKEVNLVRSSTGSPSISSTTPYSYTTLNGGDTGMAPYTQHVLPSNRDQSYNTPPTVGYGQDYQIQGGYGQAPPYPSNGSYGPPQQYFPHHQSYRPEGNVTPLPSQSNVSPYTRNGSTGPTGYVQDHNPMARMAMVGGQPQGMFTRNLIGSLAASAFRLSDTHDRIGIWFVLQDLSVRTEGPFRLRFSFVNVGPPDGTPRDSGAPKINKNRAPILACCFSDVFNVYSAKKFPGVCESTPLSKTFATQGIKIPIRKDSNVKGGDDDDYGD; encoded by the exons ATGCAACCTCCTTCACGTTCCAGGCAAGATGACACACAGCCAGCATCTGCTGGTGGTGTAACCTCAACACCCGCAGGGAAACCTCTTGGGAATCCCCAGCAGATATTGAGCCCGTTCTCGAAAATTGACGACGTGACTGGTCGCAAGTACCA ACTCGACGTTGTTCAACAACCCCGACGAGCGCGAATGTGCGGTTTCGGCGATAAG GATCGACGTCCTATCACTCCACCTCCGTGTGTCCGTCTAATCATTACAGATATTGCCACTGGCAAAGAAATTGATTGCAA TGACATCGACCACTCCATGTTTGTCCTCAACGTTGATCTCTGGAATGAAGACGGCACAAAGGAGGTCAACCTTGTTCGCTCCTCCACAGGCAGCCCTTCGATCTCATCGACTACACCTTACTCATATACCACCTTAAATGGAGGTGATACCGGGATGGCCCCGTACACGCAACATGTCCTTCCATCTAATCGCGACCAATCGTACAATACACCCCCCACTGTCGGTTACGGTCAGGACTATCAGATACAAGGTGGATACGGCCAAG CGCCGCCCTATCCTTCAAATGGCTCATATGGCCCACCACAGCAATATTTCCCTCATCACCAATCATACCGCCCTGAGGGGAATGTCACACCTCTACCTTCACAGTCGAATGTTTCTCCGTATACTAGAAATGGTTCTACCGGCCCAACGGGCTATGTTCAAGACCATAATCCTatggcgaggatggcaaTGGTTGGCGGACAGCCACAAGGCATGTTTACTCGAAATCTGATCGGCAGCTTGGCAGCTAGTGCATTCCGTCTTAGCGACACTCATGATCGTATCGGAATATGGTTTGTTCTTCAAGATCTCAGTGTCCGGACAGAAGGGCCCTTCCG CTTGCGGTTCTCTTTTGTAAATGTCGGGCCGCCAGATGGCACCCCTCGCGATTCTGGTGCCCCAAAGATCAACAAAAACAGGGCCCCAATTTTGGCGTGCTGTTTTAGCGACGTGTTCAATGTATATTCGGCCAAGAAGTTTCCCGGTGTTTGTGAAAGCACGCCATTGAGCAAGACATTTGCCACTCAAGGAATTAAAATACCAATTCGAAAGGACTCGAATGTCAAAggtggtgacgacgacgactacGGCGACTAG
- the HIS1 gene encoding ATP phosphoribosyltransferase produces the protein MRSCFFRDTVAVSISLADPTFPQPSLEGRLLFAVPKKGRLNQAALNLLEGADIQFRRENRLDIALVKNLPIALIFLPAADIPTFVGQGRVDLGITGWDQVKEHDASVRAVTSSGVDIDETPDCEMVMELGFGACKLQVQVPEKGEYVTGQDLIGKTIGTSFVHLAAEYFARLEAKGAGDDSSPGPRRKPQTKIVELSGSVEAACALGVADGIVDLVESGETMRAAGLKAIDTVVESTAVLVKSRSPSSADMVDLIASRIRGVIAAQRYVLCQYNIERSRLPDASKITPGKRAPTITTLDAEGWVAVSSMVEKKRIALVMDDLTRVGAHDILVLDIHNTR, from the exons ATGCGGAGCTGCTTTTTCCGCGATACCGTCGCTGTATCAATCAGTCTTGCTGACCCGACCTTTCCTCAACCCAGCCTCGAGGGTCGCCTTTTGTTCGCGGTACCAAAGA AGGGCCGGTTGAACCAAGCTGCGCTGAATTTGCTAGAAGGTGCCGATATCCAATTCCGCCGCGAAAACCGACTTGATATCGCTCTCGTCAAAAATCTGCCAATTGCACTCATATTCTTGCCCGCAGCGGACATTCCAACCTTTGTCGGCCAGGGCCGCGTTGATTTGGGCATCACAGGATGGGACCAGGTCAAAGAACATGATGCGTCTGTGCGTGCGGTGACAAGCAGCGGTGTGGACATAGACGAGACGCCAGACTGTGAGATGGTTATGGAGCTGGGATTCGGCGCATGCAAGCTCCAAGTACAAGTCCCAGAGAAGGGTGAATACGTTACCGGTCAAGACCTGATTGGTAAAACTATTGGTACAAGCTTCGTGCACCTGGCTGCCGAATATTTTGCTCGACTAGAAGCTAAAGGTGCTGGCGATGACTCTTCACCCGGTCCTAGGCGAAAACCGCAGACCAAGATTGTTGAGCTGAGCGGCAGCGTTGAAGCCGCTTGTGCCTTGGGAGTCGCTGACGGAATTGTTGATCTTGTTG AATCCGGCGAAACCATGCGTGCTGCTGGCCTCAAGGCTATAGACACTGTTGTGGAATCGACTGCTGTGCTTGTCAAGTCTCGGTCCCCATCAAGCGCGGACATGGTTGACCTGATTGCTTCGAGAATCCGAGGAGTCATTGCTGCTCAACGATACGTGTTGTGCCAGTACAATATCGAGAGATCGCGGCTTCCGGATGCTAGTAAAATAACCCCCGGTAAAAGAGCGCCTACAATCACCACTCTTGACGCTGAAGGATGGGTTGCAGTCAGCTCTATGgtggaaaagaaaaggatTGCTCTCGTAATGGACGACTTGACTCGGGTTGGCGCGCACGATATTCTCGTCCTCGATATCCACAACACGCGATGA
- the cch1 gene encoding Calcium-channel protein cch1: MSSNPSDGSQARRRRSIPLQDFLLTPGGNAADWLPPSHQHESTFDRSDDRHSPAVPDNIPANTTYWYASQNGSDNGTGPSSPIDPTVLQAALPPDFQTSLSEQHGVHGSQSVGTFVGPPYIEEPPSTEYDDSDRMPLTAGAQPISGSMPVDGHDPNIRSSFQTVSDFDCNPAKDRQSNNLGHHVQSSCETSPGRQPSYGGTLGPGEYRVSRSTSPSGALLRAGSIVRAMSQRVVNISGESELPDHRASRPQSRSPRASRHDRGRSPAVSMLVDTSYQSQTTQLAPEKMDAVSQYRPSLPYSRPPNPLKGHSLGIFSPQSRVRLWLCSLLVNPYTEPFILVLIVLQVILLAVESGPSVFVPGNERPDRWGRHIIDWIMLGLFIVFTVELTARIIVSGFFFNAAEYSTIDRQKGIRAAIVEQYRTAFRPQRQKSVKSGSQTEPQHSTFSRSFTTMMQSQQSLPSTIEEQQRYQLARRAFLRHSFNRLDFVAVVSFWVAFVLGITGIESRHHIYVFKMLSCLRILRLLALTHGTAIILRSLKKAAPLLVRIAFLVMFFWLLFAIIGIQSFKSSLKRQCVWLDPSDPQNITAAYTNDMQFCGGHLDNQTGKILPWVKFGSTNSLASLVNGARDGKGFICPRGSLCLQQENPYEGTVNFDNIANSLELVFVIMSANTFSDLMYHTMASDYLQAALFFGAGIMIMLLWLTNLLIAVITSSFQVIREESKSSAFTADNEPPLPTRPEERVWKSRLHRIYDRTTAFWILLITFALLCQSLRSSKMSHSREQFIHIAEVIATVFLDIEILLRFAADWRGFYRSWRNNFDLFLAVVTTIILIPPIPNTRAYLWLTVFQIVRVYRIVLAIPVTRKLILLVLGNAAGIANLMLFVFLMTFLVAIFASQLFRGQIPQSTDNGELNRISFFTIYNSFLGMYQILSSENWTEILYSVTSHTKQFHTAWIGAMFLIGWFILSFFILVNMFIAVIQENFDVSEDEKRLEQVKAFLQRKELGHNPSNLSLSTIFSLGKSRRRRDPLDYGPAMMEMLLKDAVVRDFLNDESSDSVHENAVSMPQRSATALFGNDANPGMISKLWKRLLSKLMNKDPNPFYSNIRFDGPNDTLDPRQMARQAVSATSARRKAQREYLSRHPRYNDSLYIFKPKHPLRRLCQKLVGPARGPERFDGVQPNKVAWYTFSAFVYAVVVAMVILACVTTPLYQKEYRENHSTNTWNWYVWTDLAFTSVFTVEAAIKAVADGLFWTPNAYMRSSWGMIDGIVLVTLWINVVTLLINDGAISRAVGAFKALRALRLLNVSDSARDTFHSLIIVGWWKLIGAALISLSLLIPFAIYGLNLFNGLMVTCNDSNASNTLDGCFGEFSSTPFKSDWNMLAPRVASNPYFNFDDFGSSLFTLFQIVSQEGWTDVSFAAQAIVSKGMQPQQLVAQGNALFFVVFNLMATVFVLTLFISVFMRNYTEQTGVAFLTAEQRSWLELRKLLRQISPSKSSYRETEKSWKKWCHKRAIEKRGKWYLVITVVLVLHLVLLMTEFSSEPFWWTKTREILFLLFILTYASNIAVRVTGLGWTRFRKSSWDLYSLITVSGAFVATLALMIADSTADASVQLHKFFLVAIVLLLIPRNDALDQLFKTAAASLPIISNLLATWLVCFLVFAIAMTQAFSLTRFGDEETSDINFRSVPKALILLFRMSLGEGWNQIMEDYAEIRPPLCVEESKFFDSDCGSKAWARFLFVAWNIISMYIFVNLFVSLIYESFSYVYQRSSGMAVVDRDEIRRFKEAWRSVDPTGTGFISKEQFPRLLGELSGVFQMRIYQPEDSIGQILEDVRGDSKSTRHMSIATANFYNDIDVDRLNQRLAKLDVEKIRERRRRFKIFFGEVLVSADPDRGIAFTDVLLILAHYNIINDSKSLKLEEFLRRRARLQRVDEEIRRKVVQGFFDTLYWSRRFKKHMEKKHASRMSVIPQLAIPHILVDDKLGGNLTKNQGREAAFPEQPRWTQLSAGEGAGQQAPSESTHLSLHDAVYEHPLSRTRSSQTTTSRQDTSFGFSFELYEPEFHTPDVSQGSRRGSATNPMEARDMLDDSVWMESIRRSATLRKPDRGSYRFGDLG; this comes from the exons ATGTCCTCCAACCCCTCAGACGGCAGCCAGGCGCGGCGTCGTCGCTCTATTCCTCTACAGGACTTCCTCCTAACTCCAGGAGGCAATGCAGCTGACTGGCTGCCACCCAGTCATCAGCACGAATCTACATTTGACCGAAGCGATGATAGACATTCACCAGCAGTTCCTGATAATATTCCTGCAAACACGACATATTGGTATGCCTCGCAGAACGGATCCGACAATGGGACAGGTCCTAGTTCGCCTATAGACCCAACGGTTCTGCAAGCCGCCCTTCCGCCCGACTTTCAGACATCTCTCTCAGAACAACATGGCGTCCATGGCTCCCAGTCTGTCGGTACCTTCGTAGGGCCGCCATATATCGAAGAGCCCCCGAGCACCGAGTACGATGATTCCGACCGGATGCCCCTCACCGCCGGAGCACAACCAATATCGGGATCCATGCCAGTTGATGGTCATGATCCTAACATTCGAAGCAGTTTCCAAACTGTGTCAGACTTCGATTGTAACCCAGCCAAAGACCGTCAGTCAAACAACCTagggcatcatgtccaaTCTTCTTGCGAAACTTCACCAGGGAGACAACCCAGTTATGGTGGCACTTTAGGCCCTGGTGAATACAGAGTTTCTCGATCTACGTCGCCATCAGGTGCGTTACTCCGCGCCGGTTCGATTGTTCGGGCAATGTCCCAGCGAGTGGTAAATATTAGTGGAGAGAGTGAGCTGCCGGATCACAGGGCATCAAGACCCCAATCACGGTCGCCAAGAGCGTCTAGACATGACCGGGGGAGAAGCCCAGCAGTCTCTATGCTTGTTGATACTTCGTATCAATCACAGACAACGCAGCTTGCGCCAGAGAAGATGGATGCGGTTAGCCAGTATCGACCCTCACTTCCTTATAGCCGACCACCCAATCCCCTCAAAGGCCACTCGTTAGGCATCTTCTCTCCACAAAGCCGGGTTAGGCTCTGGCTGTGTAGCCTACTAGTCAACCCATACACCGAGCCATTCATACTTGTGCTCATCGTTCTGCAGGTCATTCTTCTGGCTGTAGAATCTGGCCCCAGTGTATTTGTCCCAGGGAATGAGCGCCCAGACCGATGGGGGAGGCATATCATTGACTGGATTATGCTTGGactcttcatcgtcttcaccgTGGAGCTTACTGCCCGTATTATTGTTTCgggtttcttttttaatGCTGCTGAGTACAGCACCATAGATCGCCAAAAGGGTATTAGGGCTGCCATTGTAGAACAATACAGGACTGCCTTTCGACCCCAACGACAAAAATCCGTAAAGAGCGGCTCACAAACGGAACCACAGCATTCTACCTTCTCCCGCTCCTTTACCACCATGATGCAAAGCCAACAATCGCTACCTTCAACCATTGAAGAGCAGCAGCGCTATCAGCTAGCTCGACGTGCCTTTTTGCGACACTCCTTCAACCGCCTGGACTTTGTGGCGGTTGTCTCGTTTTGGGTTGCATTTGTACTGGGTATTACCGGAATCGAAAGCCGGCACCACATATATGTATTCAAAATGCTCAGTTGCCTCCGAATATTGAGGCTTTTGGCTTTGACCCACGGTACTGCG ATCATTTTGAGAAGCCTAAAAAAGGCTGCCCCTCTCCTCGTTCGAATTGCGTTCTTGGTCATGTTTTTCTGGCTACTCTTTGCAATCATTGGAATCCAGAGCTTCAAGTCTAGCTTGAAGCGGCAATGTGTTTGGTTGGATCCATCCGACCCTCAGAATATTACAGCAGCGTATACCAATGATATGCAATTCTGTGGAGGTCATTTGGATAATCAGACTGGTAAAATCTTGCCTTGGGTGAAGTTCGGGAGCACCAATTCGCTAGCAAGCCTGGTTAATGGGGCTCGAGATGGCAAGGGATTTATCTGCCCCCGGGGGTCCCTTTGCCTTCAGCAAGAAAACCCGTACGAGGGTACCGTTAATTTTGATAACATTGCCAATTCTCTGGAGCTTGTCTTTGTCATAATGAGCGCGAACACCTTCTCCGACCTGATGTACCACACGATGGCGTCCGACTACCTACAAGCCGCTTTGTTTTTTGGAGCTGGAATAATGATCATGTTACTATGGCTGACAAATTTACTCATTGCAGTCATCACCTCATCGTTCCAAGTCATCCGTGAAGAGAGCAAATCCAGCGCCTTCACAGCGGACAATGAGCCGCCTTTGCCCACTCGACCAGAGGAACGGGTCTGGAAATCACGATTACATCGGATTTATGATCGGACCACGGCTTTCTGGATACTACTTATTACTTTTGCATTGCTTTGCCAGTCTTTGCGCAGCTCTAAAATGTCGCACTCTCGGGAGCAATTCATCCACATAGCGGAGGTGATTGCAACCGTCTTTCTCGATATTGAAATCTTGCTTAGGTTTGCTGCGGACTGGCGTGGATTCTACCGAAGTTGGCGTAACAATTTCGATCTGTTTTTAGCGGTTGTAACGACGATTATACTTATCCCGCCGATTCCAAACACTCGGGCTTATTTATGGCTTACAGTGTTCCAAATTGTTCGAGTGTACAGGATTGTATTGGCGATTCCTGTCACTCGGAAACTCATCCTACTTGTACTTGGAAACGCTGCTGGTATTGCCAATTTGATGCTTTTTGTATTCTTGATGACGTTCCTAGTTGCAATCTTTGCATCGCAACTTTTTCGTGGTCAGATTCCTCAGAGTACGGATAACGGCGAACTGAACAGAATATCATTCTTCACGATTTACAATTCATTCCTGGGGATGTACCAGATTCTATCAAGCGAGAATTGGACCGAAATTTTGTATTCCGTCACGTCCCACACAAAGCAGTTTCATACTGCCTGGATTGGCGCGATGTTTCTCATAGGCTGGTTCATTCTTTCCTTTTTCATCCTGGTCAATATGTTCATTGCTGTCATTCAAGAGAATTTTGATGTCTCAGAAGATGAGAAACGGCTCGAACAGGTCAAGGCTTTCCTGCAGAGGAAGGAACTCGGACACAACCCTAGCAATCTCTCACTCTCGACAATATTTAGCCTAGGAAAATCTCGCCGACGTCGGGACCCATTAGACTATGGGCCAGCGATGATGGAAATGCTTCTCAAAGATGCAGTTGTACGGGACTTCCTAAACGATGAATCCTCAGACTCCGTGCATGAAAATGCAGTCTCCATGCCACAGAGAAGCGCAACTGCATTGTTTGGTAATGATGCCAACCCAGGCATGATTTCCAAGTTATGGAAGCGCCTTCTCAGCAAGTTGATGAACAAAGACCCGAATCCATTTTACTCTAATATCCGATTTGATGGTCCAAATGATACTCTCGATCCACGTCAAATGGCTCGGCAAGCGGTTTCAGCAACAtcggcaagaagaaaagcCCAACGAGAATACCTCTCTCGGCACCCAAGATACAATGATTCGCTGTATATTTTCAAACCGAAACATCCTCTGCGACGTCTTTGCCAGAAGCTGGTTGGCCCTGCGAGAGGTCCTGAAAGATTCGATGGTGTGCAGCCCAACAAAGTAGCCTGGTATACTTTCTCCGCTTTTGTATACGCTGTTGTTGTCGCAATGGTAATTTTGGCTTGTGTTACAACACCACTTTACCAGAAAGAGTATAGGGAAAACCACAGTACAAACACGTGGAACTGGTATGTCTGGACTGATCTCGCCTTTACCTCAGTTTTCACAGTTGAGGCGGCTATAAAAGCAGTTGCGGATGGTTTATTTTGGACACCAAACGCATATATGCGCAGCTCCTGGGGCATGATTGATGGTATTGTGCTTGTGACACTATGGATAAATGTCGTCACACTTTTAATCAATGATGGAGCCATATCACGGGCTGTTGGTGCATTCAAGGCTTTGCGAGCACTTCGACTACTTAATGTCAGCGACAGCGCCAGGGATACGTTCCATTCGCTCATCATTGTTGGTTGGTGGAAATTGATAGGA GCTGCACTTATATCGCTTTCGTTGCTGATACCATTTGCCATATACGGCCTGAACCTTTTCAACGGTCTAATGGTTACGTGCAATGACTCCAACGCCAGCAATACCCTTGATGGATGTTTTGGTGAGTTTAGCAGCACTCCTTTCAAAAGCGATTGGAATATGCTAGCCCCGCGTGTTGCCTCCAATCCTTATTTCAATTTTGACGACTTTGGGTCTTCTCTCTTCACCTTATTTCAAATCGTTAGCCAGGAGGGTTGGACCGATGTTTCGTTTGCTGCCCAAGCTATTGTCAGCAAAGGGATGCAGCCTCAACAATTGGTGGCACAGGGTAACGCACTCTTTTTCGTCGTATTCAACTTGATGGCTACTGTGTTTGTCCTAACCCTGTTTATTTCTGTTTTTATGAGAAATTACACCGAACAAACAGGTGTTGCCTTTCTTACTGCAGAACAACGATCTTGGCTTGAGCTTCGAAAACTGCTACGGCAGATATCGCCATCCAAAAGTTCGTACAGAGAAACTGAGAAGAGCTGGAAGAAATGGTGCCATAAACGGGCCATTGAAAAACGCGGCAAATGGTATCTCGTCATTACCGTCGTTTTGgtgcttcatcttgtctTGCTGATGACCGAGTTCAGCTCAGAGCCATTCTGGTGGACTAAAACTAGAGAAATTTTGTTTCTGCTCTTCATCCTGACATATGCCAGTAACATTGCTGTTCGAGTCACTGGTCTTGGATGGACTCGATTTCGAAAAAGTTCTTGGGATCTTTATTCGCTTATCACTGTTTCGGGGGCGTTTGTGGCTACgctggcattgatgattgccGACTCTACAGCTGACGCGTCGGTCCAACTGCACAAATTCTTCCTTGTGGCAATTGTGTTGCTATTGATACCGAGGAATGACGCCCTGGACCAATTGTTCAAGACTGCAGCGGCCAGCTTGCCAATTATAAGCAATTTGTTGGCCACCTGGCTAGTCtgttttcttgtctttgccaTCGCAATGACACAAGCATTTAGCCTTACGCGGTTTGGGGACGAAGAAACGAGCGACATCAACTTTCGCAGTGTCCCAAAAGCCTTAATTCTCCTGTTCAGGATGAGCTTGGGAGAGGGCTGGAACCAAATCATGGAGGATTACGCTGAAATTCGGCCACCCCTCTGTGTTGAAGAGAGTAAATTCTTCGACAGCGATTGCGGTAGTAAGGCGTGGGCCCGCTTTCTATTCGTTGCGTGGAATATCATTAGCATGTATATTTTTGTGAACCTGTTCGTGTCTCTTATTTATGAAAGCTTCAGCTACGTCTATCAACGATCTAGCGGCATGGCCGTGGTTGATCGAGATGAGATACGGCGATTCAAAGAAGCGTGGCGGAGCGTGGACCCAACCGGAACTGGTTTCATCTCCAAAGAACAGTTTCCGCGCCTGCTTGGAGAGCTCTCGGGCGTATTTCAGATGCGAATCTACCAGCCGGAGGATTCTATTGGACAAATATTGGAGGACGTGCGTGGCGACTCTAAATCAACCCGGCACATGTCCATTGCTACGGCAAACTTTTACAATGACATCGACGTAGACAGGCTTAACCAGAGACTGGCTAAGCTCGACGTCGAGAAGATTCGCGAGCGTCGCCGCCGATTCAAGATATTCTTTGGGGAAGTGCTGGTATCCGCGGATCCAGACAGAGGTATTGCTTTTACGGATGTCCTATTGATCCTTGCTCATTACAACATTATCAATGACAGCAAGAGCTTGAA ACTCGAAGAATTCTTGCGACGCCGAGCTCGGCTGCAACGTGTTGATGAAGAAATACGGCGGAAGGTGGTCCAAGGCTTTTTTGATACACT TTACTGGTCAAGAAGATTCAAAAAGCacatggagaagaagcatGCATCTCGTATGTCAGTGATCCCGCAGCTTGCGATACCACACATCCTTGTCGACGACAAGCTTGGCGGCAACTTGACGAAGAACCAGGGAAGGGAGGCAGCCTTTCCAGAGCAGCCTCGGTGGACACAGCTGAGCGCAGGGGAGGGAGCTGGTCAGCAAGCTCCATCAGAGTCAACCCATCTCAGCCTTCATGACGCAGTATACGAGCACCCTCTTAGTCGTACTCGGTCATCTCAAACTACTACTTCGCGTCAAGACACCTCCTTTGGGTTTAGTTTCGAACTTTACGAGCCCGAATTCCATACTCCAGATGTGTCCCAAGGAAGCCGTCGTGGAAGTGCAACCAACCCAATGGAGGCTCGCGATATGCTTGATGATTCTGTGTGGATGGAAAGTATCAGAAGGAGTGCGACGTTACGGAAGCCCGATAGGGGATCATACCGCTTCGGGGATCTTGGGTAA